A region from the Branchiostoma lanceolatum isolate klBraLanc5 chromosome 2, klBraLanc5.hap2, whole genome shotgun sequence genome encodes:
- the LOC136427930 gene encoding non-neuronal cytoplasmic intermediate filament protein-like translates to MASKAARADVGGAKPVVAPAIPTEGAMQTLADARATRSSEKRELVVLNDRFANYIEKVRSLQERNTKLTTQIRIQEAREETDIAELYETELTELRALVDQLTQEKAQLDVESASWQARTQEWQAKCETETATTEAMRTELATVKTEVDAATVERVGVENKLTTAQEEIAFLKRVYDEETRKVQYQLNQTVAIVEIITGPDLSETLREIRMQYEIMGRANREEDEAKYKLKFSELAQQRELDNEALVSARSELTNLKRMLQSIVTETEALKNKTGSLETNIAETEARRLKEIEEYKLAIGELEQQIEKMKLEMTQHTVEYQELMNIKMALDVEIAAYMNIQSQYGLMLTYLDLIESEKTYAQKIESISPS, encoded by the exons ATGGCTAGCAAGGCAGCACGAGCGGACGTCGGCGGTGCAAAGCCTGTTGTCGCCCCCGCCATCCCGACCGAAGGAGCGATGCAGACCCTCGCTGACGCCAGGGCGACCCGCAGCAGTGAGAAGAGGGAGCTGGTGGTCCTGAACGACCGCTTCGCCAACTACATCGAGAAGGTGCGCTCCCTGCAGGAACGGAACACCAAGCTGACGACCCAGATCAGGATCCAGGAGGCGCGGGAGGAGACCGACATCGCGGAGCTGTACGAGACGGAGCTGACAGAGCTGAGGGCGCTGGTGGACCAGCTGACTCAGGAGAAGGCTCAGTTGGACGTCGAGAGCGCCAGCTGGCAGGCACGGACTCAGGAATGGCAGGCCAA GTGCGAGACCGAGACTGCTACGACTGAGGCCATGCGGACAGAACTGGCAACGGTCAAAACG GAGGTTGATGCAGCGACTGTGGAGCGTGTTGGGGTGGAAAACAAGCTGACCACCGCGCAGGAGGAGATTGCGTTCCTCAAGAGGGTCTATGATGAG GAGACGCGTAAGGTGCAGTACCAGTTGAACCAGACCGTGGCCATTGTTGAGATCATCACTGGACCTGACCTGAGCGAGACTCTGCGTGAGATCCGCATGCAGTACGAGATCATGGGACGGGCCAACAGGGAGGAGGACGAGGCCAAGTACAAGCTCAAG ttcAGCGAGTTGGCCCAGCAGCGGGAGCTGGATAACGAGGCTCTGGTCTCCGCCCGGTCCGAGCTGACCAACCTGAAGAGGATGCTTCAGTCTATCGTCACCGAGACAGAGGCACTCAAGAACAAG ACCGGGTCCCTGGAGACGAACATCGCGGAGACAGAGGCCCGCCGTCTGAAGGAGATTGAGGAGTACAAGCTGGCGATCGGCGAGCTGGAGCAGCAGATCGAGAAGATGAAGCTGGAGATGACGCAGCACACCGTGGAGTACCAGGAGCTCATGAACATCAAGATGGCGCTGGACGTGGAGATAGCGGCCTACATGAATATTCAATCTCAATATGGGCTAATGTTGACATATTTGGATCTTATAGAATCTGAAAAGACTTATGCTCAGAAAATAGAATCTATATCGCCATCGTAA
- the LOC136426911 gene encoding anti-sigma-I factor RsgI6-like has translation MTQAYVHQAEEFLANGAPVDAIGAQGHFKSRPDPVLLKSRLDLLATAGLPIWVTEMTVAELDELERAAGYEDALRVAFSHPALNEAGRRWRQLVFTDWRTNLSLQHGTTTLAGQEFDFRGFHGNYEVKTGRWSWI, from the exons ATGACACAG GCCTACGTGCACCAGGCTGAGGAGTTCCTCGCTAACGGAGCTCCAGTCGACGCGATCGGAGCTCAGGGACACTTCAAAAGCCGACCAGACCCCGTTCTTCTTAAG AGTCGCTTGGACCTTTTGGCCACTGCCGGCCTGCCCATCTGGGTAACGGAGATGACCGTAGCCGAGCTAGACGAGTTGGAGAGGGCGGCGGGTTACGAGGACGCCTTGCGGGTCGCCTTCAGCCACCCGGCC CTCAACGAGGCCGGTCGCCGCTGGCGGCAGCTAGTCTTCACCGACTGGCGCACCAACCTGTCCCTGCAGCACGGCACCACGACGCTAGCTGGACAGGAGTTCGACTTCcgcggtttccatggcaactacgAGGTCAAA ACGGGCCGATGGTCGTGGATATAG